A single genomic interval of Spirosoma taeanense harbors:
- a CDS encoding RNA polymerase sigma factor has translation MLRIIPFFTTEAQLVAALKRGDNRAHKVVYERFAGKMLAVCTRYCTNRDDAEEVMLDGFMRVFEKIEQFREDGSFEGWMRRVMVTESLMFLRKSRQWRQEIPIEDVTVEPDYEWADTAVNESDLLGMVNQLPDGYRTVFNLYAIEGYSHAEIAEMLGISEGTSKSQLSRARTLLQMKLKKLELEALTELHEKAYRKTTNR, from the coding sequence ATGCTCCGAATTATACCGTTTTTCACGACTGAAGCGCAATTGGTGGCTGCCTTGAAGCGGGGCGATAACCGCGCGCATAAAGTTGTGTATGAACGGTTTGCGGGTAAAATGCTGGCGGTCTGTACCCGATATTGTACCAACCGGGATGATGCTGAAGAAGTCATGCTGGATGGCTTTATGCGCGTGTTTGAAAAGATTGAGCAATTTCGCGAAGATGGGAGCTTTGAAGGGTGGATGCGCCGGGTCATGGTGACCGAATCACTGATGTTCCTGCGAAAAAGCAGGCAGTGGCGCCAGGAGATACCTATTGAAGACGTTACGGTGGAGCCGGATTACGAATGGGCTGATACCGCCGTAAACGAAAGTGATCTGTTAGGTATGGTAAACCAACTGCCCGATGGCTACCGGACGGTGTTTAACTTATACGCAATTGAAGGTTACTCTCACGCTGAAATTGCGGAGATGCTCGGTATTTCGGAAGGAACGTCGAAGTCGCAGCTAAGTCGGGCCCGGACCCTGCTGCAAATGAAATTAAAGAAACTGGAACTGGAAGCGCTGACTGAACTCCATGAAAAAGCATATAGAAAAACAACCAATAGATGA
- a CDS encoding cytochrome c oxidase subunit 3 — protein sequence MSELVNDISIVEEPEETLSMNPRKFILWLFIVSIIMLFAAMTSAYLVRRAEGNWLEYTIPPIFTYSSVVLVLSSITMHWAHLSAKKDNFGSLKTAITITFALGIAFLYMQFQGWIQLVNEKVFFVGNPAGSFMYIFTGLHGFHLISGLIVLLFALVAAFRVKIHAKSLNQIEIAATYWHFLDILWLYLFFFLVYFH from the coding sequence ATGAGCGAGTTAGTAAATGATATTTCAATAGTCGAGGAGCCGGAAGAGACTCTCTCAATGAACCCCCGCAAGTTTATCTTGTGGTTGTTTATAGTTAGTATAATAATGCTGTTCGCAGCAATGACCAGCGCGTACCTGGTTCGTCGGGCTGAAGGTAATTGGTTAGAGTATACTATCCCTCCCATCTTTACCTATAGTTCGGTTGTGTTGGTGCTTAGTAGCATAACAATGCACTGGGCGCATCTATCTGCAAAAAAAGACAACTTCGGAAGTCTGAAGACAGCGATAACTATTACTTTTGCACTCGGAATAGCGTTTTTGTATATGCAGTTCCAGGGCTGGATTCAACTGGTAAATGAAAAGGTTTTCTTTGTCGGTAATCCCGCCGGTTCATTCATGTATATATTCACCGGACTACATGGGTTCCACCTGATTTCCGGTTTAATTGTTTTGTTGTTTGCGCTGGTCGCGGCTTTCCGGGTGAAAATTCATGCCAAAAGCTTAAATCAGATAGAAATTGCCGCCACATACTGGCATTTTCTAGACATATTGTGGCTGTATTTGTTTTTCTTTTTAGTCTATTTTCATTGA
- a CDS encoding SCO family protein produces MTNTRKAGILLATLLVPALLYVFLRFGTQNHYVLPRYLPKIDSARSEPLMGKVKLADGREVTDTIYNHIPPFNLIDQNGDQVDQSIVKGKIHVADFFFTRCSTICPKIASQLTRVQDIFRNSPDVKFLSFSVDPEHDRPEQLKAYANKYEAIPGRWYFLTGSKDAIYDLAMHGYYLPAVDAGVKEGKPDETFIHSEKLVLVDKEGIVRGFYDGTDKEDVDRLVLEIRILLDIYSKE; encoded by the coding sequence ATGACGAACACTCGAAAAGCCGGGATCCTGCTCGCTACGCTGCTGGTCCCGGCTTTGCTGTATGTATTTCTGCGGTTTGGTACTCAAAACCACTACGTTCTGCCGCGTTATCTGCCCAAAATTGATTCTGCCAGAAGTGAGCCGTTAATGGGTAAAGTAAAACTGGCGGACGGTCGGGAGGTGACGGATACTATCTACAACCATATTCCGCCCTTTAATTTGATTGACCAGAATGGGGATCAGGTTGATCAATCAATAGTTAAAGGAAAAATACACGTTGCGGATTTCTTCTTCACGCGTTGCAGTACGATCTGTCCGAAAATAGCTTCACAGCTCACGCGGGTACAGGATATCTTTCGAAATAGTCCGGACGTAAAATTCCTGTCGTTTTCCGTCGATCCTGAACATGACCGGCCAGAGCAGTTAAAAGCCTACGCGAATAAATACGAAGCCATTCCCGGCAGGTGGTATTTTCTGACGGGCAGCAAAGACGCTATCTATGATCTGGCGATGCATGGATATTATCTTCCTGCTGTTGACGCGGGGGTGAAGGAAGGCAAGCCCGACGAAACTTTTATCCATAGCGAAAAGTTGGTATTAGTAGATAAAGAAGGCATTGTCAGGGGTTTCTACGACGGGACCGACAAGGAAGACGTAGACCGTTTAGTACTTGAAATCCGTATCTTGCTGGACATCTACAGCAAAGAATAA
- a CDS encoding cytochrome C oxidase subunit IV family protein yields the protein MADHAHVQHHHDGHAGTEVAPAQTGAIWRTFIILSVITAIEFTLAYLMHAGTLRTSIFVGMTLVKAFYIVGEFMHLKHEVKSLIWAITIPVLFVVWLLIALLTEGSSIFQLR from the coding sequence ATGGCTGACCACGCACACGTACAACACCATCACGACGGACATGCCGGTACGGAAGTAGCTCCGGCACAAACAGGCGCTATCTGGCGTACCTTCATTATTCTGTCGGTGATTACAGCAATAGAATTTACGCTGGCTTATTTGATGCATGCAGGGACGCTGCGGACGTCAATTTTCGTAGGGATGACCCTTGTTAAAGCATTCTATATTGTTGGTGAGTTTATGCACTTAAAGCATGAGGTGAAAAGCCTGATCTGGGCGATCACGATTCCCGTACTATTTGTAGTCTGGCTGCTAATTGCATTACTTACGGAAGGTAGCTCGATTTTCCAATTAAGGTAA
- a CDS encoding DUF983 domain-containing protein translates to MYEFCPHCGLRYEVEPGYFIGAMYVSYAISGGVALALGFLLFYLANDPSGWVYATVVAIAMLLIAPINFRISRVIWLHYVAGIKYIKGL, encoded by the coding sequence ATGTATGAATTCTGTCCGCATTGTGGCCTGCGGTATGAAGTTGAGCCCGGTTATTTTATCGGGGCTATGTATGTGAGCTACGCTATTTCGGGCGGAGTTGCACTGGCGCTCGGCTTCCTGCTCTTTTATCTGGCCAACGACCCGTCGGGTTGGGTTTACGCAACCGTTGTGGCTATTGCCATGCTGCTGATTGCACCGATTAATTTTCGAATATCACGCGTAATCTGGTTGCATTACGTAGCCGGAATCAAATATATCAAGGGGCTCTGA
- a CDS encoding cytochrome c oxidase subunit 3 produces MAATVTTETVTTDSGQTFDKKTWMGGVEPMNASYGKLMMWFFLISDTFTFSALLVTYGLIRFSYPAWDPAIYGEVFKFSNLYWPTPEQVYASVPFLHGVHAPLVFVGIMTFILIFSSVTMVLAVEAGHRMDRKAVEKYMLWTILGGITFLGSQAWEWSHFIHGTEQGTVITEILNGQTLQRTIFGANLVENQYGPPAFADLFFFITGFHGTHVLSGVVLNILIFYRAATGLYDRRGHYEMVEKVGLYWHFVDLVWVFVFTFFYLV; encoded by the coding sequence ATGGCGGCTACAGTGACGACCGAGACCGTAACGACCGACTCGGGACAAACGTTCGACAAAAAAACCTGGATGGGCGGTGTCGAACCGATGAATGCGAGCTACGGCAAGCTAATGATGTGGTTTTTCCTCATTTCAGACACCTTTACGTTTTCGGCTTTGCTGGTTACGTATGGTCTGATTCGGTTTAGCTACCCGGCATGGGACCCCGCCATTTATGGGGAAGTGTTTAAATTCTCGAATCTGTACTGGCCAACGCCTGAGCAGGTTTATGCTTCTGTCCCGTTTCTGCACGGCGTACACGCTCCGCTGGTATTCGTCGGTATTATGACGTTTATCCTTATTTTCAGTAGCGTCACTATGGTACTGGCTGTTGAAGCTGGACACCGGATGGATCGTAAAGCTGTCGAAAAGTATATGCTCTGGACAATTCTGGGGGGAATTACCTTTTTGGGAAGCCAGGCGTGGGAATGGTCACACTTCATTCACGGAACCGAACAGGGAACGGTTATTACAGAGATATTAAACGGGCAGACTCTCCAGCGCACTATTTTCGGGGCTAATCTGGTCGAGAATCAATATGGGCCTCCGGCGTTTGCAGACCTGTTTTTCTTTATCACAGGTTTCCATGGTACGCACGTACTCAGTGGCGTTGTTCTGAACATATTAATTTTTTACCGGGCGGCAACAGGCCTGTATGATCGCCGTGGCCATTATGAAATGGTTGAGAAGGTTGGTCTTTACTGGCACTTTGTCGATCTAGTCTGGGTCTTCGTCTTCACCTTCTTCTATCTGGTTTAA
- a CDS encoding DUF420 domain-containing protein has protein sequence METLLPVQEQKANRVINVLSLAIPIAVAILLGIRQKVDLGSWTTYLPHINGIINSLTSVLLLLGLYFIRQKNVVAHKRTMLTAFTLGSFFLVSYVLYHLTNESTAYGGQGWVRPVYYFLLVSHILLSIVVVWFVLRAVYFALSGQIARHKQTVKWAFPIWLYVSITGVVVYLMIKPYYVH, from the coding sequence ATGGAAACGCTCTTGCCCGTTCAGGAACAGAAAGCTAATCGGGTTATTAATGTTTTATCGCTGGCAATCCCTATTGCCGTTGCGATCTTGCTGGGTATCCGGCAGAAAGTTGATCTGGGAAGCTGGACAACGTATCTGCCGCATATTAATGGCATTATTAACTCGCTGACGTCAGTCCTGTTATTGTTAGGTTTGTATTTCATTCGGCAGAAAAACGTTGTAGCCCATAAGCGAACAATGCTGACAGCCTTTACGCTCGGTTCATTCTTTTTGGTTAGCTACGTTTTGTATCACCTCACGAATGAATCTACCGCTTATGGTGGTCAGGGCTGGGTGCGGCCGGTTTATTATTTTCTTCTGGTGTCGCATATTCTGCTGTCAATCGTAGTCGTTTGGTTTGTCTTACGGGCTGTTTATTTCGCCTTGAGTGGCCAGATTGCCAGACATAAGCAAACTGTAAAATGGGCTTTCCCAATCTGGCTTTACGTAAGCATAACGGGTGTGGTAGTGTATTTAATGATTAAGCCTTATTACGTCCATTAA
- the cyoE gene encoding heme o synthase, whose protein sequence is MEKLLGLSLVVNAKAKAYIELIKLKLTLAVVFSGVFGYCLAADQVIWWKIGVLIIASIAITGAANTINQIIEKDSDKVMKRTAVRPLPTGRLTVNEAAIFTFILFGIGCYLFVEVFNIRAAALAVLSLLLYGFVYTPLKRKGQIAVYIGALPGAFPPMIGWVAATNHFGWAPGILFAIQFFWQFPHFWAIGWLAFDEYKKAGIQMMPGSGKNAETAFRIMIYTLFLIPVGWLPYMLGVTGINSALVAMVGGILFLAQTFHLMRTCTDKAALQMMFGSLLYLPIVQIVYLIDKV, encoded by the coding sequence ATGGAAAAATTACTGGGTCTTAGCCTCGTTGTTAACGCAAAAGCGAAGGCATACATTGAGTTAATCAAATTGAAGTTGACGCTGGCAGTTGTTTTCTCTGGCGTATTTGGGTACTGCCTGGCCGCAGATCAGGTAATTTGGTGGAAAATAGGCGTACTGATAATTGCTTCTATTGCAATCACGGGAGCAGCTAACACCATAAATCAGATTATTGAGAAAGATTCCGATAAGGTGATGAAACGGACTGCTGTTCGGCCATTGCCAACCGGTCGGTTGACAGTTAATGAAGCGGCTATTTTTACTTTCATTTTATTTGGTATTGGCTGTTATCTATTTGTTGAAGTTTTCAACATTCGTGCGGCTGCGCTGGCTGTGCTTTCTTTATTGCTGTATGGATTTGTTTATACACCCTTAAAGCGTAAAGGTCAGATTGCCGTTTACATTGGAGCTTTACCAGGCGCGTTTCCACCCATGATCGGCTGGGTAGCAGCTACTAATCATTTTGGCTGGGCACCTGGTATTCTGTTTGCCATTCAATTCTTCTGGCAATTTCCTCACTTCTGGGCTATTGGCTGGCTGGCATTCGATGAATACAAGAAAGCTGGTATCCAAATGATGCCCGGTAGTGGAAAAAATGCCGAAACGGCCTTCCGAATAATGATTTATACTCTCTTTCTGATTCCGGTAGGCTGGCTACCTTATATGCTAGGCGTAACAGGCATAAATTCAGCTCTGGTTGCTATGGTTGGCGGAATCTTGTTCCTGGCCCAGACGTTTCACTTAATGAGGACCTGCACGGATAAAGCGGCATTACAAATGATGTTTGGATCATTGCTGTATCTACCTATCGTGCAGATTGTTTACCTGATCGATAAAGTGTAA
- a CDS encoding COX15/CtaA family protein, whose amino-acid sequence MISSNNLIDKREQRFRSLALLTVSIIYLLILAGGIVRGTGSGMGCPDWPKCFGRWIPPTEASQLPPNYQQIYGAKLKGEVEFNAVKTWIEYTNRLLGVLSGFFVFATLLASLTYLHRDRAIFWASAAAFLLIGANGWLGSKVVATELAQYMITLHLLLAILVVFALLFVLIRSNADRLQSSLIGENSSALKRILFVTIILSLGQILLGTQVRDALDEAVKQLGYQQRNSWIGSLDWRFYVHRSFSLVILFFHIILIYQSNRTAKQGLIKQLTKGLIALVGAEIATGAIMGYFAVPAAAQPIHLLLAVLMIGVQFVILLLVNPKLILLNPAIIQSRLQKV is encoded by the coding sequence ATGATCAGTTCAAACAACCTCATTGATAAACGTGAACAGCGCTTCCGGAGCCTGGCGCTTCTGACCGTATCTATTATCTACCTGTTGATTCTTGCAGGAGGTATTGTCAGAGGTACGGGCTCCGGAATGGGCTGTCCAGACTGGCCAAAATGCTTTGGCCGCTGGATTCCTCCAACAGAAGCGTCTCAACTACCACCGAACTATCAGCAGATTTACGGAGCCAAACTGAAAGGTGAGGTTGAGTTCAACGCGGTCAAAACCTGGATAGAATACACCAACCGCTTATTGGGTGTATTGTCGGGTTTCTTTGTTTTTGCCACCTTGCTGGCATCGCTAACTTATTTACATAGAGACAGGGCTATTTTCTGGGCAAGTGCTGCTGCTTTTCTATTAATAGGGGCAAATGGCTGGCTGGGCTCAAAGGTTGTTGCAACGGAGTTGGCCCAGTATATGATCACACTGCATTTGCTGCTAGCGATCCTTGTTGTTTTCGCCTTACTTTTTGTGCTGATTCGCTCGAATGCAGACAGGCTTCAGTCTAGCCTGATAGGTGAAAACAGTTCAGCATTAAAAAGAATTTTGTTCGTAACAATAATCCTGTCTCTGGGACAGATATTATTGGGCACACAAGTCCGGGATGCACTCGACGAAGCTGTTAAACAGCTGGGTTATCAACAACGCAACAGCTGGATCGGAAGTCTTGATTGGCGCTTCTATGTTCATCGTTCATTTTCATTGGTTATATTATTTTTTCATATAATCTTGATTTATCAGTCGAACAGAACCGCTAAACAGGGGCTTATAAAACAGCTGACAAAGGGGCTAATTGCTTTAGTAGGCGCTGAAATAGCAACAGGAGCAATTATGGGCTATTTCGCAGTACCCGCAGCAGCTCAGCCTATCCATCTGTTACTGGCAGTGTTAATGATCGGAGTACAATTTGTTATTTTGCTGCTCGTGAACCCCAAGTTGATTTTATTAAACCCGGCTATTATACAGTCGCGTTTACAGAAAGTTTAG